CTTCCAGCAGGCGTTCCACCTGATGCGCTCCGGCCGCCCCGGCCCGGTCCTGATCGACCTGCCGATCGACGTGCAGCTCACGGAGATCGAGTTCGACCCGGAGACGTACGAGCCGCTCCCGGTCTACAAGCCCGCCGCCACCCGCGCCCAGATCGAGAAGGCGATCGGGATGCTGAACGCCGCCGAGCGGCCGCTGATCGTGGCCGGCGGCGGCGTCATCAACGCCGACGCCAGCGAACTGCTCGTCGAATTCGCCGAGTTGACCGGCGCGCCCGTCGTCCCCACCCTCATGGGCTGGGGCGTCCTCCCCGACGACCACGAGCTGAACGCCGGCATGGTCGGCCTGCAGACCTCGCACCGCTACGGCAACGCGACCTTCCTGGAGTCCGACTTCGTCCTCGGCATCGGCAACCGCTGGGCCAACCGCCACACCGGCAAACTCGACGTCTACACGGCCGGGCGCACGTTCGTCCACGTCGACATCGAGCCCACCCAGATCGGCCGGATCTTCGCCCCCGACTACGGCATCGCCTCCGACGCCAAGGCCGCCCTGGAGCTGTTCGTCGAGGTGGCGCGCGAGCTGAAGGCGGCCGGCCGGCTGCCCGACCGCTCCGCCTGGGCCGCCGCCGCGCAGGAGAAGAAGGCCACCCTCCAGCGCCGTACGCACTTCGACGACATCCCGATCAAGCCGCAGCGCGTCTACGAGGAGATGAACAAGGCCTTCGGCCCGGAGACCCGGTACGTCTCCACCATCGGCCTCTCGCAGATCGCCGGCGCCCAGATGCTGCACGTCTACCGGCCCCGGCACTGGATCAACTGCGGCCAGGCCGGCCCGCTCGGCTGGACCGTCCCGGCCGCGCTCGGCGTCGCCAAGGCCGACCCGGAGGCGTCCGTCGTCGCGCTCTCCGGCGACTACGACTTCCAGTTCATGATCGAGGAACTGGCCGTCGGCGCGCAGCACCGGATCCCGTACGTCCACGTCCTCGTGAACAACGCCTACCTGGGGCTGATCCGCCAGGCGCAGCGGGCCTTCGACATCGACTTCCAGGTCAAGCTGGAGTTCGAGAACATCAACACGCCCGAGCTCGGCGTCTACGGCGTCGACCACGTCAAGGTCGCCGAGGGCCTCGGCTGCAAGGCGATCCGGGTGACCGACCCGGCCGAACTGGGCGCCGCGTTCGAGCAGGCCAAGAAGCTCGCCGCGGAGCACCGGGTCCCGGTCGTCGTCGAGGCGATCCTGGAGCGCGTCACCAACATCGCCATGTCGACGACCAACGACATCGGCAACGTCGTGGAGTTCGAGGAACTCGCCACCGAGCCCGGCCACGCGCCGACCTCGATCAGGACGCTGAAGGTCTGACGCGTACGCGGCTGAGGGGCGGTCCGTCTCCCGGGACGGGCCGCCCCTCACGCGTTCAGTTCCCGCCGCCTCCTCCGCATCCGCCGCCGCCTCCGCCGCAGTAGGCGTGGCCCGCACTTCCGCCTCCGCCTCCGTACGGACCGCGCGCGTGCTTGAGGAGGCCCTTGCCGCCCACCTCGGCCCGGCGGACCAGGCCCGCCCGCAGGGCGAACCGCGGCACCAGCAGCCGCAGCGCCGCCTCGCCGTGCAGGGCGACGGCGAGCAGCCGGTCGTGGTCGCTCAGGCCGCGTCGGCTCGCGGGCAGCGGATGGCGCTGCCGCAGCTCCCGCACGTGGCGGCGGGCAGCGCGCGTGGGGCCGAGCAGCGGGTAGCGCAGCAGGCCCGCCTCCGCGAGGGGGATGCGCATCAGGGCCACCGCGAGCCGGATGTCCGGGTCCTTCACCAGGGTCCGCAGGCCGGACGGCTCGCGCAGGGCCGTGTGCACCGCCTGCGCCAGGGGAGACGGCGGCCGCTCCCCGGCCACGGCGTCCGCGACACCCCTGCGCATCGTCCCCGGCAGGTCGGCCTCCACCAGGCCCCGCAGATACAGGTCCACCACGGCGACGGTGACGGCGGCCCGCGGGCCGTCCCTCAGCAGTGCGATCTCGTGCGGCTCCAGCCGGACCGCCGTACCGTCGCCCATGGCTTCACCCCCGTACCGGGGCCCGCCGCCCCCGTGCCGGCGGGCCCCGTGTGTCGAGAATGTGCCCGGCCCCGGGGGCGGTTGAAGCCCCCGGGGCCGGGTTCAGAGGTTCATTTGAGGGTGCCGTACGGGGCGTACGACCGGTGCCGTACGCGCTCAGGTCGCGTGGTGCTCCGACAGCCCGGGCCAGTCGTCCGGGCCGCCGCCCTGCCACTCGACGAGGTCGCTCTCCTCGACGTCCGTGACGTAGAGGTCGGCCAGCCGCAGGATCTCCGCCACGTCGTCGACGTGGGTGGCGATGCCGAGCGGCTCCTCGCCCAGGGTGACCCGGCGCGAGCCGTCCAGGGCGGGGGCGTGGACCACGACGTGCGGGTGCTCGGTTGGATGTGCCATGTCTTCAGGCTGCTGCGGACGGAACCGTTCCGCACCCTGAGCGGGCTGGCCGTCCGGCGGCGCGAGGCTGGGCGCGACAGGACATTCGCGCCGCCGGACGGGGTCTGGGGGGAGGGGTGGGTCCTGGGACCGCGGCGGGTGCGACGGAGGCCAAAGCGGGCTTCCCTCAGGTCGAGAAGCCGGTCCGGCCTCCTTCACCACCGCACTGGCTCGCAACCGCCGCGGTCCGCGCAGCCCTGCCCGCGTCCGTGCCCGGGGCGACCACCCCTCATCCGGGTCGGTCCCGGGCGGTCGGACGCGGTCAGGGAGTTCAGTCCTCGCGCAGGGCGCGGACCGCCTCCTCCACGCGCCGCCCGTAGTCGGGGTCGGCGGCGTGGAAGTGCGCGAGGTTCTTCTCGATCACGTCGTCGCGGGAGACCTGGGAGAGGCCGCCGGCGATGTTCGCGACCAGGCGGGACTTCTCCTCGGCGGACATCAGCCGGTACAGCTCGCCCGCCTGGAAGAAGTCGTCGTCCTTGGTGTGGGCAGGGGCCGCGTGGGTGCCCGTGTGGCCGTGCACCGCGAGCGGGGCCGACAGCGGCCGGCCGGTCTCGACCGGGCCGTCGTAGGAGTTCGGCTCGTAGTTCTTCGCGTACCGGCCCTGCGGGTTGGACGCCATGAGGCCGTCCCGGCCGTAGTTCTCGGCGGTCGTGGCCCGGGGCGCGTTGACGGCCAACTGCGTGTGGTTGACGCCCAGGCGGTAGCGGTGGGCGTCCGCGTAGGCGAACAGCCGGCCCTGGAGCATCTTGTCGGGCGAGGGGCCGATGCCCGGCACGAAGTTGTTCGGGGAGAACGCGGCCTGCTCGACCTCGGCGAAGACGTTGTCCGGGTTGCGGTCGAGGACCAGCCGGCCCACGCGCCGCAGCGGATGGTCGGCGTGCGGCCAGACCTTGGTCAGGTCGAACGGGTTGAAGCGGTAGCCGGCCGCCTCGGACGCCGGCATGAGCTGCACGTACAGGGTCCAGGACGGGTGCACGCCCCGCTCGATGGCCTGGAGCAGGTCCGTCTGGTGGGAGTTCGGGTCCTTGCCGGCGAGCTCCGCGGCCTGCTCGCTGCTCAGGCAGCGGATGCCCTGGTTGGTCTTGAAGTGGTACTTGACGAAGAAGGCCTCGCCCGCGCTGTTCGTCCACTGGTAGGTGTGCGAGCCGTAGCCGTTCATGTGCCGGTACGAGGCCGGGATGCCGCGGTCGCCCATCAGCCAGGTCACCTGGTGCGTGGCCTCGGGGGAGTGCGCCCAGAAGTCCCAGACGTTGTCCGGCTCCTGACGGCCCGTGAACGGGTCCCGCTTCTGCGAGTGGATGAAGTCCGGGAACTTGATGGGGTCCTTGATGAAGAACACCGGCGTGTTGTTGCCGACGAGGTCGTAATTGCCCTCCTCGGTGTAGAACTTCACCGCGAAACCACGCGGGTCGCGGACCGCGTCCGCGCCGCCCAGCGAGTCGGCCACGGTGGAGAAGCGGACGAACACCTCGGTGCGCCGGCCGACCGTGGTCAGGAAGTCGGCGTGCGTGAAGTCCGTGACGTCGTCGGTGACTTCGAAGTGGCCGTACCCGCCCGAGCCGCGGGCGTGCACCACGCGCTCCGGGATGCGCTCGCGGTTGAAGCGCGCGAGCTTCTCCAGCAGATGCTGGTCCTGGAGCAGGAGCGGGCCGCCGACGCCGGCGGTGGCGGAGTTCTGGTTGTCGGCGACGGGGGCGCCGGACTCGGTGGTGAGCACGCGCTGCGACATCGTGACCTTCCGTACGAGAGGGCAGCGGAAAAGTGTTTCCGCTTTGTGGAGCCTAGGGTCGGGGCGATCGGGCGTCAACAGTTTGTTGAAGCGGTGGGCATGGCTGGGCCGGGCGGTGCCGCCGCTCTGGGCGCGACAGGACAGGTGTCAGCGGCGGCACCGCCCGGGGTTTCGGGGCGCGGGCCTCAGACCTGGGCGCCGGACAGCCGCTCCACGGCCCGCAGCAGCGCCGAGTGGTCGAGGCCGCCGTCGCCCTGCGCGCGCAGGGAGGCGACCAGCTGGGCGACCACGGCGCCGACGGGCAGGGCCGCCCCGACGGTGCGGGCGGCGTCCGTGACGATGCCCATGTCCTTGTGGTGCAGGTCGATGCGGAAGCCCGGCTTGAAGTCGCGGTTCAGGAAGTTGTCCTTCTTCCGCGTCAGCACGGTGGAGCCCGCGAGTCCGCCGTTGAGGACGTCCAGGGCCGCCTTCAGGTCCACGCCGGACTTCTCCAGGAAGACCACGGCCTCGGCGCACGCCTGGATGTTCACGGCGACGATCAGCTGGTTGGCGGCCTTCACGGTCTGGCCGGAGCCGTGCGGTCCGCACAGCACGATCGTCTTGCCGAGCGCCTCGAAGATCGGCTCGGCCTGGTCGAAGTCGGCCTGCTCGCCGCCGACCATGATGGACAGCACGGCCTCGATGGCGCCGGCCTCACCGCCGGACACCGGGGCGTCCAGCACGCGGATGCCCTTGTCCTTGGCGGCCTTCGCCAGGTCGACCGAGGTCTGCGGGGTGATCGAGGACATGTCGATCAGCAGCGCGCCCGGCCGCGCGTTCTCCAGGATGCCGTCGGGGCCGTACGCGATGGCCTCGACCTGCGGCGAGGCCGGGACCATCGTGATGACGACGTCGGCGTCCCGCACGGCCTCGGCGATCGAGCCGGCCACCGTGCCGCCGGCGGCGGCCAGCCGGTCCAGCTTCTCCTGCTCCAGCGTGAAGCCGGTGACGTCGTAACCCGCCTTGATCAGGTTCTCGGACATGGGGGAGCCCATGATGCCGAGGCCGATCCAGGCGATCTTGGGGAGGGAGTTGCTCATGATGGGGTGCCTTTCGGTACGGGGGTCAGCGGGGCAGCCAGTCGAAGGCCTCGGCGCTCGGGCGGTCGCCCGGCTTGTACTCGAGGCCGACCCAGCCGTCGTAACCCGCCTTCGCCAGCTGGTCGAGGAGGTCTTCGAGGGGCAGCGAGCCCGTGCCCGGCGCGCCGCGGCCCGGGTTGTCGGCGATCTGGACGTGGCCGGTCTGCGCGGCGTACCGCTCGATCACCGCCGGGAGGTCCTCGCCGTTCATGGACAGGTGGTAGAGGTCCATGAGGAAGCGGGCGTTGCCCAGCCCCGTCGCCTCGTTGACCTTGTCGACGACGCCCACGGCCGCCGGGGCCGACACCAGCGGGTACAGCGGTGACTCGGGCTTGTTCAGCGCCTCGATCAGCAGGACCGCGCCGATCCGGTCGGCCGCCCGCGCCGCCAGGACCAGGTTCTCCAGCGCGAGGGCGTCCTGCTCGGCCGGGTCCACGCCCTCGAGGCGGTTGCCGTACAGGGCGTTGAGCGCCGTGCAGCCCAGGGAGGCCGCGAAGTCGGCGGCCACGTCGATGTTGGCGCGGAACCGCTCCGACTCCTCGCCGGGGACCGACAGGGCGCCGCGGTCCGGGCCGGGGAGCTGCCCGGCGTAGAAGTTCAGGCCGGTGAGCTGTACGCCCGCGTCCTCGATCGCCTGCTTCAGGGAGTCGAGCTCGGACCGGTCGGGCGTGGGCGAGTCGACCCAGGGCCACCACAGCTCGACCGCGGTGAAGCCGGCCGCGGCGGCGGCCGCCGGGCGCTCCAGGAGCGGGAGTTCCGTGAAGAGGATCGACAGGTTGACGTTGAAGCGCTGGTCTGCGAATCCCATCGGGGGTGGCGCTCCCTTCCTGGTGGCTCGGCAAGTCCGACGTAATTCCACATTGCGGAATCATGTTTCTGCGTAATGGAAGATTGCCTGTGGCTGGGAAGGACTGTCAAGAGCACACGCGAAAAAGCGCCCCCGCGCGGGGGCGCGGGGGCGCAGCGGCAGGAGAGGTCACAGGGCGTCGACGGCGCTCACCTTCCAGCCCTCGGAGGTGCGGGTCAGTGTCATGCGCACCCGGTTCAGGTCCACCCGGGACCCCGTGACCTGGGTGCTCCGGGTGACCTGGTTGACGAAGAGCAGGACGACGGCCCGGTCCGCCGAGGCCGACACGACGGAGGCCGCCGGGTCGCCGCCGCCCGCCGGTTCCGCGACCGTCGCCTTCACCACCCCGTGGTACTTCCGCGCCGTCGGCCCGACCACCGCCTTGGTCGTCCTGCGGTACTCCTCGGCGAACGTCCCGGTCAGATGGGTCCGCGCCCGGGCGAAGTCGCGCTCCAGACGCCGGTAGTCGTACGACAGGACGACCGGTGCCGCCGTCCGGGCCGCCGCGAGGGCCTGCTGCCGGGCCTGCCCGGCCTGCCGTCCGTCCAGGTACTGCCGCCCGAGCACGGCGCCCGCGACGAGACCGGCCAGGAGCAGGAGGGCGAGGGCGAGGGGGAGCGGCCTCCGCCACGGGCGCGGCGTTCGCACGGCCGTGTCGCCCGCGTCGGCCGCGTCGGCGGGCTCGGTCGGTTGGGCGGGCTCGGCGGGCCCGGCCGGTTCGGCGGGCTCGGCCGGTGCGGCCGCCGCCACGGCCTCGGCGAACTCGGGCGACGGCTCGGGTGGGTCGTCCCAGCCGTCGCCCGGCGCCTCGACGAGCAGGGTGCGCCCGGACGGCTGCCGCTCCGGCACCACGCGCTCGGTACGTTCCGTCGGCTCGCCGCGCTGTGTGCGCTTGGCCGCCGCGCGGGCGGCCGCGGTCAGGGTGCGGCGGGCGGGGGAGCCGGCGCCGCGGCCTCGGGTGGTCGGATTCGCCACGGTCTGTCTCCTCGGTGCCTCGATGCGGGACGGGTGGTCAGCCGACGAACTCGACGTCGGAGGTCAGCCAGCGGCCGCCCTCCAGGACGAGGTCGAGCTGCAGCCGGTACGTGCGTGCCTCCCCCTTGGGCACGGCGGTGTTGGTCACCTTGCTGTCGGCGACCACCAGGATCCGTGCCGTCCGCGCGTCGGACCGCACCAGGCCCGCCTCGAGGACCTGGCCCTCGGACACCGACCTGTTCTGCGCGACGAGTTCGGTCAGCTCCCGGGTCTGCGCGGCGAACTGCTTCCTGAAGTCGCCGGTGGCGCCCCTCAGCACGTTGCCGCTGTCGCGGTCGTAGTGCCGGTAGTCGAGCGAGGTGAAGTTCAGCGCCGACTGCCGGGCCGCCGCCAGGATGTCCTGGCGGCGCTGCTCGGCCGCGCGCTGCTCGTGCACCTGGAAGCCCAGCCAGAGGGCCGACGCCGTGGTCACGACCGTCGCCGCGGCGAGCCCCGCCGACAGCGCCCGCCGGCGGCCGGCCGCCGGCGCGGCGCGATCCCCGGCCTGCCCAGCCGTGGGGCGGCGGGTGTCCGCCCGCCCGGCGATCAGCCGCCGCAGCGGTCGCACGGCCCGCGTGAGCGGGCCGCCGGTCAGCGGGCGCGGGCCCCCGCTCATGCCATCGGTCCGACGAGCAGCCATTGCCACGAGTCCTTTCCGAACACGGTCTGTTCGCCGCCCGTCGAGCCGATCTCGACGGGCGTTCCGTCCGGGCCGGTGGCGGTGCCGGTCTCCGGGTCGTACGGGGCGACGTACGCCGCCCGGTCGGCGCCGCCGGAACGGCCGGAGGCGCCGGGGGCGTTCTGGGCGCCGCGCACCGAGGTGTCGCTGCCGCGCGGGGCGGTGCAGCGGGCGTCGGTGTTCGCCGGGCGCGTGCTGGTGTCGGCGGGGTCGCGCCGCCGCGTGTCGTACCCCTGGGTACAGGCCGGTGGGTCGTCGGCGCCCAGGACCAGACCGAAGTGGGTGGTCCCGTCGCCGGGAACGACGGTGTGGCTGCCCGCGACCACCACCGGGAAGGTGACCAGGGCCTGCTCCACGCCGGGCAGCCGGGCCAGCGTGACCTGGCCGCCGCTGATGAGGTTGGCCAGCAGCACCGGCAGGTCCGGCCGGAGCGACTTCAGCAGCGAGTTGACCTCCGTTCCGGCGGGCGGCGTGTTGCCGATCAGCCGGCGCAGGTCCCCGTCGCTCGACTTCAACTGCGCGGTGAGCGCGGCCAGATCACGGGAGAACGACTTGATGGACGAGCCCTGGTCGGCCTGCGTCCTGAGGACCCTGCGCGAGTCCTCGATGAGCGAGATCGTCTCCGGGAGGGAGTCGGACGCCGACTCGACGAGCGCGTTGCCCGAGTCCACCAGCCGGCTCAGCCGCGGCCCCGTCCCCGCGAAGGCCTCGCCCAGCTCGTCGACGGTGACCCGCAGATCGTCCTTGCCGACGGAGTTCACCAGCCGGTCCAGGCTGACGACCATGTCCGTGACGGGCAGCGGGACACGGGTGCGGTCGCGCGGGATCGTACTGCCGTCCAGCAGGTACGGGCCGTCCGTGCGGCGCGGTTGCAGGTCGACGTACTGCTCGCCCACCGCCGAGCGGTTCGCCACCACCGCCAGCGTGTCCGAGGGGATGCGCGGCGCGCCGTCCTCGATGTCCAGGGCCACCGACACACCGGAGCCGGACAGCCGCAGCTCGCCCACGCGGCCCACCGGCACGCCCCGGTAGGTGACCTCGGCGCCGGAGAAGATGCCGCCGGAGTCGGCGAAGTCGGCCCGCACGGTGTAGCCCCGGTCGAGCAGGCCGTCCACCAGGCCGGTGTACTCGGCGCCGACGTACGACACGCCGACGGCGGTGACGGCGGCGAAGGCGAGCAGCTGGACCTTGACCGTACGCGTGATCACGGCTGTATCCCCTTCAGCAGCAGCTCCGCCAGATCGAGGTCGATCCCCGGCGGAAGGCGGTGGGAGCCGGCCGGAGGGCCGTAGGCCGCGGTGCACACCGGCGGGCACAGCGGACCGCCGTCCGAGGGGGACGTGGGGGCCGGGGGCTCGACGGGCGTGTCCGGCAGGTCCGGCGTGCCCGGCACGCTCGGTGCCGGGAGCGGCGGCACGTCCGGGAGCTCGGGCGGGCTCGGCACCTCGGGCAGGTCCGGCGCCTGAGGCCTACCGGAGCCGCCCTTGCCGCCAGGCTTCTCGGTGAGGTTGCCGTAGATGCCCGCCAGGTCCAGGTCGGCGGTCACCCTGAGGTTCACGTAGTCGCCCTTGACGGCGTCCACCGCGTTGCGCGGGAACGGGTAGGTCGTCAGCAGTTCGAGGGAGTTGGGCAGGTCGTCGCCCGCCTTGTTCAGCTGTTGCAGGATCGGGCGGAGCCGCTTCAGGTTCGCGACCGTGTCGTCCCGCGAGGCGTTGACCACCTTCGTGCCCGTCTTGCCGAGCTGGGACAGGGCGGTGAGCATCTTCGTCAGGTCGCGCCGCTGGTCGGCGAGGACCTTCAGCGCGGGCGGCATGGTGTCGACGGCCGTGGCGATGGTCCTCTTCTCCTTGGCGAGGCGCTTGGCCAGCCGGTCGATGCCCTTGAGCGCCCGGACGATGTCCGCGCGCTGGTCGTCCAGGCCGCCGATGAACGTGTTCAGCTCCTTGAGCAGCGACCTGACCCGGTTCTCACGGCCCTCCAGGGCCTTGTTGAGCTCCACGGTGATCGTCTTGAGCTGGGCGACCCCGCCGCCGTTGAGGAGGGCGGAGAGGGCGGACAGCACTTCCTCGACCTCC
This genomic stretch from Streptomyces sp. Go-475 harbors:
- the gcl gene encoding glyoxylate carboligase: MARMTAARAAVEILKREGVTDAFGVPGAAINPFYAALKASGGITHTLARHVEGASHMAEGYTRTHPGNIGVCIGTSGPAGTDMITGLYSATGDSIPILCITGQAPTAVIHKEDFQAVDIAAIAKPVTKMAVTVLEAAQVPGVFQQAFHLMRSGRPGPVLIDLPIDVQLTEIEFDPETYEPLPVYKPAATRAQIEKAIGMLNAAERPLIVAGGGVINADASELLVEFAELTGAPVVPTLMGWGVLPDDHELNAGMVGLQTSHRYGNATFLESDFVLGIGNRWANRHTGKLDVYTAGRTFVHVDIEPTQIGRIFAPDYGIASDAKAALELFVEVARELKAAGRLPDRSAWAAAAQEKKATLQRRTHFDDIPIKPQRVYEEMNKAFGPETRYVSTIGLSQIAGAQMLHVYRPRHWINCGQAGPLGWTVPAALGVAKADPEASVVALSGDYDFQFMIEELAVGAQHRIPYVHVLVNNAYLGLIRQAQRAFDIDFQVKLEFENINTPELGVYGVDHVKVAEGLGCKAIRVTDPAELGAAFEQAKKLAAEHRVPVVVEAILERVTNIAMSTTNDIGNVVEFEELATEPGHAPTSIRTLKV
- a CDS encoding MlaD family protein, whose product is MITRTVKVQLLAFAAVTAVGVSYVGAEYTGLVDGLLDRGYTVRADFADSGGIFSGAEVTYRGVPVGRVGELRLSGSGVSVALDIEDGAPRIPSDTLAVVANRSAVGEQYVDLQPRRTDGPYLLDGSTIPRDRTRVPLPVTDMVVSLDRLVNSVGKDDLRVTVDELGEAFAGTGPRLSRLVDSGNALVESASDSLPETISLIEDSRRVLRTQADQGSSIKSFSRDLAALTAQLKSSDGDLRRLIGNTPPAGTEVNSLLKSLRPDLPVLLANLISGGQVTLARLPGVEQALVTFPVVVAGSHTVVPGDGTTHFGLVLGADDPPACTQGYDTRRRDPADTSTRPANTDARCTAPRGSDTSVRGAQNAPGASGRSGGADRAAYVAPYDPETGTATGPDGTPVEIGSTGGEQTVFGKDSWQWLLVGPMA
- a CDS encoding MCE family protein, with the translated sequence MVRPVVWTAAGALLLTGCGFNGWYDVPLPGGAAADGRAYHVTVEFRDVLDLVPRSAVKVDEVTVGAVEKVELDGWHARVRLRVADHVKLPGNAVAELRQTSMLGEKYVALSAPPGAAPVGRLGDGDLIPLSRSGRNAEVEEVLSALSALLNGGGVAQLKTITVELNKALEGRENRVRSLLKELNTFIGGLDDQRADIVRALKGIDRLAKRLAKEKRTIATAVDTMPPALKVLADQRRDLTKMLTALSQLGKTGTKVVNASRDDTVANLKRLRPILQQLNKAGDDLPNSLELLTTYPFPRNAVDAVKGDYVNLRVTADLDLAGIYGNLTEKPGGKGGSGRPQAPDLPEVPSPPELPDVPPLPAPSVPGTPDLPDTPVEPPAPTSPSDGGPLCPPVCTAAYGPPAGSHRLPPGIDLDLAELLLKGIQP
- a CDS encoding TIM barrel protein; this translates as MGFADQRFNVNLSILFTELPLLERPAAAAAAGFTAVELWWPWVDSPTPDRSELDSLKQAIEDAGVQLTGLNFYAGQLPGPDRGALSVPGEESERFRANIDVAADFAASLGCTALNALYGNRLEGVDPAEQDALALENLVLAARAADRIGAVLLIEALNKPESPLYPLVSAPAAVGVVDKVNEATGLGNARFLMDLYHLSMNGEDLPAVIERYAAQTGHVQIADNPGRGAPGTGSLPLEDLLDQLAKAGYDGWVGLEYKPGDRPSAEAFDWLPR
- a CDS encoding TIGR04222 domain-containing membrane protein, encoding MGDGTAVRLEPHEIALLRDGPRAAVTVAVVDLYLRGLVEADLPGTMRRGVADAVAGERPPSPLAQAVHTALREPSGLRTLVKDPDIRLAVALMRIPLAEAGLLRYPLLGPTRAARRHVRELRQRHPLPASRRGLSDHDRLLAVALHGEAALRLLVPRFALRAGLVRRAEVGGKGLLKHARGPYGGGGGSAGHAYCGGGGGGCGGGGGN
- a CDS encoding catalase; this translates as MSQRVLTTESGAPVADNQNSATAGVGGPLLLQDQHLLEKLARFNRERIPERVVHARGSGGYGHFEVTDDVTDFTHADFLTTVGRRTEVFVRFSTVADSLGGADAVRDPRGFAVKFYTEEGNYDLVGNNTPVFFIKDPIKFPDFIHSQKRDPFTGRQEPDNVWDFWAHSPEATHQVTWLMGDRGIPASYRHMNGYGSHTYQWTNSAGEAFFVKYHFKTNQGIRCLSSEQAAELAGKDPNSHQTDLLQAIERGVHPSWTLYVQLMPASEAAGYRFNPFDLTKVWPHADHPLRRVGRLVLDRNPDNVFAEVEQAAFSPNNFVPGIGPSPDKMLQGRLFAYADAHRYRLGVNHTQLAVNAPRATTAENYGRDGLMASNPQGRYAKNYEPNSYDGPVETGRPLSAPLAVHGHTGTHAAPAHTKDDDFFQAGELYRLMSAEEKSRLVANIAGGLSQVSRDDVIEKNLAHFHAADPDYGRRVEEAVRALRED
- a CDS encoding 2-hydroxy-3-oxopropionate reductase, which gives rise to MSNSLPKIAWIGLGIMGSPMSENLIKAGYDVTGFTLEQEKLDRLAAAGGTVAGSIAEAVRDADVVITMVPASPQVEAIAYGPDGILENARPGALLIDMSSITPQTSVDLAKAAKDKGIRVLDAPVSGGEAGAIEAVLSIMVGGEQADFDQAEPIFEALGKTIVLCGPHGSGQTVKAANQLIVAVNIQACAEAVVFLEKSGVDLKAALDVLNGGLAGSTVLTRKKDNFLNRDFKPGFRIDLHHKDMGIVTDAARTVGAALPVGAVVAQLVASLRAQGDGGLDHSALLRAVERLSGAQV